The genomic DNA CGACCGAGACGGCGTTTCTTGGAGGTTTGCTCGTCATCCTTCTTATTGTCATCTTCATAACCATCCTCAACCTCAGCTCAGATTATATCGGGAAGGTGCTCGGGAACCAGGGAATTGAGATCCTAGTCCGGCTGATGGGACTGGTCCTTGCAGCGATTGCAGTCCAGCTGACACTGGATGGGATTACCGGAGCGATCACCACCATGATCCTCCCCTCCCTGTCCGGATAAATTACAGCCTGATTACCATATCATCAGTACCGATGATTACATCCGAGAACTGAGGTCCAATATTCCTGATTGAGAGCCGCTGATCAAGGGTGGTGTACAGATCGGCAGCAAAATGAACCAGTGCCAGCTGGTCCGCCCCTGCCTCTGTTGCAAGACGAACGGCTACTTCTGGGTTTAAATGAGGCCATCCGGGGTTTTCCTGTCCGGGGAGATAAGCACATTCAGTGATCAATAGATCTGCTCCTGCCCCAAGTGTGAGTATTCCCTCGCAGGGTCCGGTATCGGTGCAGAATGCAATCGTTTTTGAAAACTCAAACCGATACCCGAAGACCGGCTGGGTATGGACAAGAAATGCAGTCTGTACCGGGATGCAGAGATCAGACCTGCCCTCCGGAAGCTCAGTGATAGTTACCGGATAGGTCAGTTCATCAATCGGGACGGTGTAGGGATACCCGATAAATCCGGATAGTATCTGAACCCCGGGCGGACCATAGATGGACAGGCCTCCTTCAAACCGGCACCGTGCCAGGGTATGCAGCCCGGATATATGATCCAGGTGAAAGTGGGAGAAGAACAGGAGGGCGGGTTTTTTGATACAGAGGTACACATCCGGGATCTTCGTAAATCCCTCTCCGGCGTCGAGAATGATAAAACAGTCAGGGGTATCAATGGTGATGCAGGTGGTGTACCCGGTTTTTGAGGTGTACCACCCGTTTGTTCCATGAAAAATTACGGTGATCTCTTCCATTATCTCATGAGTATTTCGATTTAAGAACAGATATAAGGAGTGTTCCGGCCTCTACCTGAAATTATTATTTTTGAAAATAGTGAGCTGACCTCAGTAGATATATCTCTGCGATGATCTGCCCCTGATAACCCCGATCACTCCATATGCAATCAGGTAACACCCGATAAATACGATAAGGAGTTTCATCCCGTCCTGGGGATAGAGTATAAGATAAAACCCGATAACAATGCTGAGCACCCCTCCGATGATCAGAAAAAACCAGGATAACCGGTCCTGAACGAACCCTGATGAAAACCCGAGTTGCATGATACCCATCATGAGGATCACGACCCCCAGTAATATTCCCATCAGTGAGACCGTCATGTCAGGGTTGAAGAGAGCAAAAAGACTGACACATACACCGATGAGGCCCAATAGAATGAACGGTACAGAAAACCCTGATCCCCTCACCGAATAACCAATACCCACAATAATCAGCGATATCAGAAAGATTATCGCGGCAAGAAATACCCCGATAATACCTGGGATAAAAGGAGAAAAGACGAGCATCAGAAGACCGATGAGTATTGCGACCACTCCGGCCTTTTGGGATATACCCCTGCTCACCCAGATCATATGCATACAGGAAGGTTGTTCCATCATCAATAAATCCGAATTGATCACAGATCGGTGGAATGATTATTGCAGAGCAATCTTCTGCATGAGAGCCATGATTCCAGGTTTTGTTTTTCCCATACCGGTGCCGGTCTGCCCAGGTCCAAAACCCCCGAACATCGGAGGAGCTTCAAACATCTCGGTATTCATCCGGTCGGTGATCTCATCAAATATCCGCTTATATGCGATACAATGAGGATCAACACCGGTTATCTCCCCTCCGGACGGGGCAATCGCATTATAGGGGCATCCCCCCCGGCAATATTTGTTGTGGGAGCAGGATGAGCAATGGGTATCCACGTAGGCCTTGAAATCATTCATGAGTCTGCCAGGCTTTGACTCATCAAGATCCTTCTGCGTCGGCCGGTCACGGACATTGCCCATGACATACTCATCCATCCCCACGAACCGATAACAGGGATAGATACTCCCGTCAGGACCAATGGCATAGGTGTTCCCCATACAATCGGCAAAGGTGCAGACATTCCCTCTTCTCGTAAAGACACACCTGACCAGGTCATTGATATTCATAATATCAATCTCATGATAGTGGTCAAGTGACTGATCCAGAAGGTAAACCAGGAGATCGCCAAATTTCTCCGGGGCCAGGGCCCACTCGTTCGGGCTCTCACTTCGTAATGAAGGAAGTGCCGGGTGCAGTTTCATGGTAAAGCCCTGATCGATGAAGAACTGCACGATAGATTCCCGCTGTTTTTCAGAGTAACCGGTAAACGTGCAGATAAACCGGATATTCAGGCCATGCTCCCGTGCAACCCGGTACCCTGCCATAGTTTTTTGAAAATACCCGTCTCCCCGCTGATAATCAGTAATATCCTCAGGACCATCAATACTAGACCCGATGGGAATATGGTATTCTGCAAAGATGTCCGCAAGTTCCGGAGTCATCCGCCAGAGGTTTGTCTGAATCGCGAATGAGGGTTTATTTTTCGCAAGACCCTGAGCAAGAAGAGGCAGAGCCTGCCGGTAAAAGTCAGGTCCGGCAAGAAGAGGCTCGCCGCCATGAAATGTTATCGTGACCGGATCATCCCGAAAATCTGAAAGCCAGGATACGACGTCCTTCACAACCTGAATATTCATCACCGGAGATCCTTCTTCAGAACTCCAGCAGTATTTACAATTGGACGGGCAGCCAAGGGTCGGGATAAGCATGATATGGAAAGGGGTTTTCATCAGTCCACCACTATTCTCCTGAATAGGTACTAACCCAACGACCTAAAAATTAGATAAGTCCCATTCGGTCGGCTTCCATCATAAGAGAGTCGCGGAACTGTGGATGGGCAAGATCAATTATCGCAAGCGCACGCTGCCGGGTATCCTTTCCTTTCAGATTGGCCATCCCATATTCGGTTGCAAGATAATGAACATCGGCACGTGGAGTGGTTATTGCTGCACCTGCCTCAAGCCGAGGCACAATTTTTGATATCTTCCCACCCTTAGCCGTTGAATAAAACGCAAGTATAGACTTTCCACCCCTTGAGTCAAATGCTCCCCTGACAAAATCAAGCTGACCGCCGGTACCACTAAAGAGAGAACCTGACAGGTACTCGGCATTAACCTGACCGAGAAGATCAACCTCAAGTATCGAATTTATCGATATCATATTATCATTTTGTGCAATGATTCGTGGATCACAGACATGGGATGCCGGATAACTCTCTATGGAGGGGTTATCATCCATGAATTCATACATCCGTCTGGTTCCTGCGGCTGTGGTAAATACGTGCTTCTCTTTATGCATTGTCTTTTTCTTTCCGGTGGCAACACCCATGTCAATAAGATCCACCATTCCTTCGGTGAAGAGTTCGGTATGGATACCAAGATCCGTATGATCCTGAAGGAAACCTGCAACCGCGTTTGGAAGTCCGCCGATACCAAGCTGAATGGTCGCTCCGTTTGGAATCAGATCTGCAATCATTCGTCCGATAATCTCATCTTCCGGCTTTTTTTCAGGGATCTGTAGCTCAAGAAGAGGAGTGTCATATTCCACAATCCCATCAACATCAGAGAGATGAATCTGTGAGTCACCAAAGACACGGGGCATGTATTTGTTTACCTCAACGATAATTCGTTTCCCGCATCGTGCGGCTGTTGATATATAGTCATTTCCGGTCCCAAAACTAAAAAATCCGGCTTTGTCCATCGGTGAAACCGTGGTGATCACAGTGTCTATATCCATAAAGTCCTGGCAAAGGCGAGGTATCTGGTGAAGATAAGAAGGAACAAAATAGCTCAGACCATATCTGGTCATGGTCCGGTCAGCAACTCCGCTAAACCATGAGTGATGGGTGATCTGATCACAGAGTTCAGGAGAAAGTACGGTCGATTGGGTGTGTTCACGAGGAAGAAATGTGTAGATGTTAATATTCTGAAGGTTTTCAGAGAGAATCCTGTCAGCAAGGGCTTTGAGAAGTGCCGGCGGCTGACATATGGACATACCATATACGATAGTCTCGTCGCTCTGAATTGGGAGGACTGCCTGGTCCGGGGTTTTCAGCAGTTCAAGGTACCGGGAATCTGATCGAGTAAATGCCATGAGTGTATCATATCCAATATACCGGGAAGAGTAATGAAGATGTACCAGGGAGGTGGAATAAATATACCTGGTGAGCAGGCACGGGTTTCTGAAGCGATTGCATCCGGCAAACCCACCGCCATTGATTGGCATATTAACCCGGTGGATAAACCTCCGGTCCAGTCATTTGCACAAGGAGCCTGTGATTATGCTGTACGGACACTGAATTAAAATCGGTGAGCATTCCTTTTTTGATTTTCGCAATCAATGTACCAACTCGTACCGATACGGCAAACTCTCTTTCAGAATTCATTTATGGGGGACCTGCATACGTGTGTTCATGGATCCGATAATCAGCACAATTCAGAAAGAACTGATCGGGGTGATAGACGAAAAGACCAAAAATAGTTACCAACGGTTTTTCAAGGAAAAGGTGAACGCATACGGATGTAAGACCGCTGCAGTATCAAAGATAGCTAAAAAATACTGGAAAATAGTCAGTACAAGAAGTAAACACGAAATATTCTCTCTCTGTGAAGAACTCTATCAGTCAGGATACATGGAGGAAGCCTTTATTGTATCCTCCTGGGTTCCAAACCTCAAAGACCAGTTTGAACCGGAGGATATCAAAACCTTCAGATACTGGATTCTGAACTATATCACCAACTGGGCAACCTGTGACAGTTTTTGTAACCATTCGATGGGTGACTTTATCGAAAAATACCCAGAATCCATAAATGAACTGAAAAACTGGACACAGTCTGAAAACCGGTGGATGAGACGGGCAGCTGCCGTATCTCTTATCATACCGGCAAAGCGTGGAAAATACCTTGATGATGTCCTTGAGATTGCAGATGCTCTCCTGACCGATGAGGATGATATGGTCAGGAAAGGATACGGCTGGCTCTTAAAAGAAGCAAGCAGACAGCATGAGGACACCATTTTTGAGTATGTTCAGGCTCACAAGCGGGAAATGCCACGAACATCACTCCGTTATGCAATTGAGCTCATGCCAAAGGAGAGACGGGCGGAGGCAATGAAAAAGGACTGGAAATAGACAG from Methanospirillum hungatei JF-1 includes the following:
- a CDS encoding HdeD family acid-resistance protein, whose product is MMEQPSCMHMIWVSRGISQKAGVVAILIGLLMLVFSPFIPGIIGVFLAAIIFLISLIIVGIGYSVRGSGFSVPFILLGLIGVCVSLFALFNPDMTVSLMGILLGVVILMMGIMQLGFSSGFVQDRLSWFFLIIGGVLSIVIGFYLILYPQDGMKLLIVFIGCYLIAYGVIGVIRGRSSQRYIY
- a CDS encoding acetyl-CoA hydrolase/transferase family protein gives rise to the protein MAFTRSDSRYLELLKTPDQAVLPIQSDETIVYGMSICQPPALLKALADRILSENLQNINIYTFLPREHTQSTVLSPELCDQITHHSWFSGVADRTMTRYGLSYFVPSYLHQIPRLCQDFMDIDTVITTVSPMDKAGFFSFGTGNDYISTAARCGKRIIVEVNKYMPRVFGDSQIHLSDVDGIVEYDTPLLELQIPEKKPEDEIIGRMIADLIPNGATIQLGIGGLPNAVAGFLQDHTDLGIHTELFTEGMVDLIDMGVATGKKKTMHKEKHVFTTAAGTRRMYEFMDDNPSIESYPASHVCDPRIIAQNDNMISINSILEVDLLGQVNAEYLSGSLFSGTGGQLDFVRGAFDSRGGKSILAFYSTAKGGKISKIVPRLEAGAAITTPRADVHYLATEYGMANLKGKDTRQRALAIIDLAHPQFRDSLMMEADRMGLI
- a CDS encoding ribonuclease Z, with translation MEEITVIFHGTNGWYTSKTGYTTCITIDTPDCFIILDAGEGFTKIPDVYLCIKKPALLFFSHFHLDHISGLHTLARCRFEGGLSIYGPPGVQILSGFIGYPYTVPIDELTYPVTITELPEGRSDLCIPVQTAFLVHTQPVFGYRFEFSKTIAFCTDTGPCEGILTLGAGADLLITECAYLPGQENPGWPHLNPEVAVRLATEAGADQLALVHFAADLYTTLDQRLSIRNIGPQFSDVIIGTDDMVIRL
- a CDS encoding DNA alkylation repair protein — translated: MDPIISTIQKELIGVIDEKTKNSYQRFFKEKVNAYGCKTAAVSKIAKKYWKIVSTRSKHEIFSLCEELYQSGYMEEAFIVSSWVPNLKDQFEPEDIKTFRYWILNYITNWATCDSFCNHSMGDFIEKYPESINELKNWTQSENRWMRRAAAVSLIIPAKRGKYLDDVLEIADALLTDEDDMVRKGYGWLLKEASRQHEDTIFEYVQAHKREMPRTSLRYAIELMPKERRAEAMKKDWK
- a CDS encoding TIGR04083 family peptide-modifying radical SAM enzyme, whose translation is MKTPFHIMLIPTLGCPSNCKYCWSSEEGSPVMNIQVVKDVVSWLSDFRDDPVTITFHGGEPLLAGPDFYRQALPLLAQGLAKNKPSFAIQTNLWRMTPELADIFAEYHIPIGSSIDGPEDITDYQRGDGYFQKTMAGYRVAREHGLNIRFICTFTGYSEKQRESIVQFFIDQGFTMKLHPALPSLRSESPNEWALAPEKFGDLLVYLLDQSLDHYHEIDIMNINDLVRCVFTRRGNVCTFADCMGNTYAIGPDGSIYPCYRFVGMDEYVMGNVRDRPTQKDLDESKPGRLMNDFKAYVDTHCSSCSHNKYCRGGCPYNAIAPSGGEITGVDPHCIAYKRIFDEITDRMNTEMFEAPPMFGGFGPGQTGTGMGKTKPGIMALMQKIALQ